Sequence from the Magallana gigas chromosome 4, xbMagGiga1.1, whole genome shotgun sequence genome:
ATGGTCACTAGTTAAATAGATGTGTTGTTAAACAGACATCAAACTTGAAGATATTAAGATGGCCAGTAGCTGACAagtgtttttaagttattcttTTTAATCTCGTTAAAATCATGAAACAGTCACGATCACATCAacttaaaaatgtgaatagaTGGAATTGCACTGTCTGTATAAATTTTGTGAGATGATACCATTTAACCAAAAAAGTCTAAGACTATTGTTAATCTGCTTTTGTGCAtgcataaattttcaaaatgtaactGTACGGCTATATTTAGTTCAGGCTTAACATGTTTCCATACCTTTTGTGTTGAGATGAGAGTTTTAGCGACCTTTACATGATCTGATTTAATGGCATCCATCAGTGGTGTACTTCCTGAGCTGTCCGTGGTGTCCACAGTAGACGGCCCGACGTTTAGCAAGAAAGTCACCACAGAGTGGCAGCCATGTAGAGCTGGAATATACAACCTAGTAAGTGTACCCCACTACAGAGCTAAAGTTACACATAGAGTAAAGAAAGAGGAAATACACAACATAGAGGCCAGCCATGTAGAGCTGGAATATACAACACATCTAGTAGATGTACACAATAAGCCCATTACAGAGCTAGTTACACATAAAGTAGAGAAAGACACTATAAGGTGGCATCcatgtcattttaaaacaaaccatAAATGCATTCATGTTTTATAGCATTTACATTCAGTAGACTCAGAGTACACATTTCCCTTTAATCAATtgttataagtacatgtactggtatatataatttgaataatgaaCTTGTGTTAGGGATCGCAATAATTCACAAAAATCCTTTGTTGAAGTGTATGActtagcattttatttttattgacctgTTGTATGTAGCGGGGTCCTCCCGTTCTTGCTGGCAGTGTTCATCACAGTGTTGTTATGATCATACAGAAGGCGGACAATACCCAGGTGTCCTTccctgaaaacaaatatatttttaataaaaaaattacgttAAAATAAAGAGAGACTGCTACAGTGGTCTACTGGTCTGAGagctacagtaccgatcagaccaaacctaacagaaagtaaaccccaactaaaccccgggtttactttgtGGGTTTACTCCAAGTTTAAtggagtggacccagagtaaacccagagagtaaaccctgatcagaaatacatgtatacccctgaaagcagatgcttcatgtgtattcggaatatacaaggggcaggaattacaggcagtaagatggtaaaataaaagacgggtctgcttcaACCACACTTTAGTGCTTAAAGTTGACCCTAAAAGCAATTCCCATGTAAACCTAAAGTAAACCTTAAGTAAACCCAAAGCAAACCCTGAGTAGACCCAAATTTCCATGAAGCTTAATTCAGGTTAGTCAATTGTGCTGGAGATAGTTAGATTGATCCCTGGCCTTGACAGACCTAATTTGTATATCTTGGATAGCAATTATTCCTTCTTATTTAAGGCAAacagagtaaaaaaaaacaatttaaagatgCAAGGCTCTCCCCTGAGTTTTTTGAAATGGTGGGCAATTGGCCCTGAGAGCCAAGTATACCTGGGTTTAATTCTAAAGACCTGCATCCGCAGTTAGTAATATATCAAAACTAATGGAAGAACAAATTACAGCCAATCCAATCTGAAAGTAAAATGATCTGTTATATATGGGAACTTAAGAAGGACAACATTTCACAGAggaactacatgtagtatgagcTACAAACCTGCATGCAATGTGGAATGGGGTCCATCCATCTTTGTTCTTCAGCGATACATTCGCACCAGACTTCAGAAGTTCTTGGATAACCTCAATACTGTCCTTTGTGCAGGCCAGCATTAGAGGTGTCCtgtaatattaaatatattctcAATCTGTATAACTACTTGTACATTGGGTTGGGTATACATTGTTCGTTTCATCAGATTTGTATGGCAATGCTTATCTACCATTCGCCAGTACCCTACGtatcaaatattgaataaatttaatgttGCGCGGGGGTGTTAGGGAAGCATATGGGTAATTTAgtgtcttattttgactgttatattcaaaatcgtgaaattagataattatattgaataagatcaaaaacttagtattatcctttaaaatagatgttagtgcaataaaatcgggtaatacataactgccacattggtgcattatcacgtgacaactataaatagcttacgtatattccttaacataaaatgagatagaacaacactaccccgcggtttcaaaaataaaataaacataccaagtgaaagcaaaacatctcagtttaatcaaaaccgctgctagaatcctatgtttttccttattaaaaagttatttatccggttcaagtaaaaccttcccaacttttatatagtttgcactgaaaacggcaaattgcatcaaaacaacacacaacatgggattctagcagcacttttcaatttaagcattgatcaaactaacgatacgtataaaatttcaagttcaatatatacggggtagtgttgttctagtcggattttcatatcgtaaacaacgacagaggaaagcctggccgagaaataaaagcaaatttacataccttttagcgaatgattgataaaactaacatctcccccagtattcttatgttcaattctcaataaatcacaccacaatactttatgagagttcttagattagttatattttgaatatgtttacaatgctttccgataaaattcacacgacattcaacttttagtcatgacgtcatcaatgtgtaaatctacgtaatacaaactaatttctggaaaaaaattgtcttcagtatttttcatttgtttttgatCTACGTTTCATcgcttagatatttgaatatgtacataataactaagatttgtgatttcaaggaattacatgtaactcagattccatatgcttccttaacacccccgcgtggTTTAAGTTATCACAGAGAAAAATGATAGAGTTTATTTGCCAATCTTGGACTCATTCCATGGGAGTTCACATTTACCATCTACAGTTACTCTAAAATCATTGAATAGTCAATCACCTTGGTTCCCAGTCACCGTGGAAATGAGTATCAGTCACAATTTTTCCTGAATttttactatagtctgtcccaagatatcctgaaTACAGATTTTGCTTAGTtgctttatatttataaatacctcagggttcaaatgaatgaaaaatttcgaaatACAATACTGtacaatacaatgctaaaaaatgtgatgtctacgagGATTTTGTATTTAgtatgataacgttgaaaaattatgtgatctattccgagtgtattccgaatggagaaaagatgtaaacaatctccgtaaggaatctgtttttgttccagtgaatttttccgagtgaaagataaTAATGTGTcgatgaaattatcttggaaattatccctttcaactatttcaattcaaatgcacttctttcacaggtatgtgtatttttattaaaaatcgtccaaatgtgctgcataaatatcttgggacagattaTTAACAATCACCATGGTTACTGGGCTCTGACCCACTCGGTACCATGGTCTCTGGGTTTACactagatagaatgttctatcgttaaaatgacagatgtcctatggacccggtttaacgatagaattcatcccatatactcgcttcgtagcaaataaaaaaattatatcgcgCTGTATTTCacctaaattttcatatgattggtctcaaatacctacaatgttgctcttttaGAATCTGATATTACCAcattaactgtttttgcaacgaaaccactgccacttttaacatcacgtttgaaaattcgctgtttgtggtcgccatgttaatgataaaatccgaGACATTCCGAGTGCGATTTCCgacaaaatggcaggcaaattcaaacgtgtattttaacaaaatgccttgGTAAGACTCATGAAATGGATATTTTGAGGAATAAACTACATATGCATGTTCATTAAGGTTtgttatgtataaaaatgtgattttcccctgcagattatttttaatgGACTTAAAATTGACACGAAGCTGATCCGCTTCAcggctgctacattgcaagtatatgggacgaattcttactgtgacctgagcgtagccttgtcacggtaagattattctttctaggTTTATACACTCACCAATCAGCCCTCTTTAGGCTGTCCACCTGCGCCCCGAACTGGAGTAATATCGGGTGGACGCATTCCAGTTGACTCGCTTGAGCGGCCTCGTGTAAGGGTCGCTTGCCGTCAAGGTTGGATTTTTCCACATCGGCACCGGAGAGTAACAGGTGCTCCACGAGAGCCGCATGGCCACATCTTGCAGCAATGTGCAGGGCAGTGTCTCCTGATTTTTCGTACGACGTATTCAGCGGAATTTCTGGGTTCTTAAAGTAATCTAAGTCACCATGTTGAGCTGCTTTGAAAAGATCATCTGTCATAACAGAGTGTGGTATGATTCTTGAGAAAGGAACAATGCAAGTATTGACCAAGTTCGCACCaatctttcaaattttatcGGAAATAAAAATAGGTCGGTTTGATGAAAAACCGAGCACTGTAGCTACCATTTTCCCGGTTTGTCATCTAACTGAATTTGAGAATGTGTACCTACATATTATAGGTTGCACaccactattaatttttactatatattcttaccaaagttacgcaactttagatacgggtagcgagtttaaaacaaacttctgggaaaATTCTTCTTTGCAACTTTTTTTTGGTGCGAGAAAAGGtgggggcaggcccccccctgccccccccccccccaacaacgTGCCTGCTCTTTTGGAATTAAGTGGACAGAATGTAGGCTATGTTTGTCCACctctcgaaaaaaaaataattataacccTGTGCTTCGTTTGTCTGCTAAAACAAATGGTACATAGAGAAGATgaataatattgaatatttattgaacgATTACTATCTTATAATGGAGCCCTGCTCCAACATCAGAATCACCGACCCTGTAGCCATAACTTGGTAGAAGCCTCCTCATTTATAATCAGCATGTGCTTGTTTATCCACTGATTGTCCAACAGTTGACAAAgaagattttgttaaaaaaaatatgaaatgtaaaagttttaccCCAAAACATTATATGGCCCCTGGGGATGGTAGTCATGAATTGCACAATTTATGCTCcactataaaatatattgtataaactacaaaaagaatatattattatacgatttattaagtaaaagaattcaatcacatttttataaatattgtgcCCCGAGAGGTTTTAACCGCATTTAATGTCTGCCTATAGCATGTCAGGATGTTGTTTGATCAGCACATGAAAGATTAACgatctaatatatatataaagactaACTGACGAAATAACTTATGAGTGAGCATTCACAATTTAATTAGaattagatccttcacgctCCTGTCAAATACGGTTGCGTGaaggatataattttaattagattgcaggcacatagcatcgtttttgaaagtgtgtgtttgtgtgtgttgggggagggggggggggcagcagactcataaaaaaaaagggggtggggggggtaaaaaaaaaaagggggggggggatgttaccaaaatcctgaaaatcctaatacgttgggggggggggggtatacttttaatctttattttcaatttaatttttacagggtcacagaaaagtggggggggggggggcaactccatgtaaattcaattttttgaatgtaaaaagaaaaatctttgctgcgtgAAAAAgtggctgcccccccccccccgatgctacgtgcctgctatTGATCATACTTAGCTGTTTCCTGCATCCCCTCTACCCCACCCCCatccccgatgctacgtgcctggattGGGGCATTCATAACTAACGTTATATATATGTTGCAatatttactggtacatgtatatatattgcaaGACTCAGATTGACAAAAAAA
This genomic interval carries:
- the LOC136274963 gene encoding ankyrin repeat domain-containing protein 16-like: MTDDLFKAAQHGDLDYFKNPEIPLNTSYEKSGDTALHIAARCGHAALVEHLLLSGADVEKSNLDGKRPLHEAAQASQLECVHPILLQFGAQVDSLKRADWTPLMLACTKDSIEVIQELLKSGANVSLKNKDGWTPFHIACREGHLGIVRLLYDHNNTVMNTASKNGRTPLHTTGQ